The Paenibacillus sp. FSL W8-0426 region TTTCTTTGCCGCTGGGCAATTCCATCGTACGGGATGTAGGATCCAGCGTAGCGAACAACTGGTTCTCAATATATACATCGGCTTCTGTAAGCTGTTTCAACAGTGTCGATTTGCCTGCATTCGTGTATCCGACGAGTGCCACTTGAACTATCCCCGTTTTTTTGCGGCGCTCGCGATGAAGTTTGCGATGTCGCGTTACTTCCTCCAAATGCCGCTTCAGATCATCGATCCTTCCGCGAATGTGGCGGCGATCCGTCTCAAGCTTGCTCTCCCCCGGTCCGCGGGTACCAATCCCGCCTCCCAGTCTGGACAAGTTTTTGCCGTGTCCGGACAACCGTGGCAACAAATAGCTCAATTGGGCCAGCTCTACCTGGATGATCCCTTCCCTCGTATTGGCGCGTTGCGCGAAAATGTCCAGAATCAACTGGGTACGGTCGATAATTTTTAGGTCGAGCGCTTCTTCCAAGTTACGAACCTGAGCCCCGGACAACTCCTGATCGAAAATCGCCGTCGTTGCGCCAAGTTCTTCCGCCACTGCACGCAGCTCATCCACCTTGCCTTTACCGATGAACCATTTCGTATCCCGCGTTTCCCGGTTCTGGGTCAGGACGCTCAAAACCTCAACGCCTGCTGTTTCGGCAAGCTTGACCAGCTCTTCGAGCGAATATTCCGGATTAATACCCGATCGTTTGACCTCATCCGTAATCAGGCTGACCAATATGGCACGATCTTTTTGTACTTGATTGGTATCATGTGTGACATTTGCCATCGTATCATTCCCTCCTTCTGCATGGTACGATCGTCAACCTCCAACGTCTTGCCATGCATGCCAAGCCGGACCGGATGGGCCCGGCCGGCTTATCCAAAGATATTCATTATCGCTTACTTTCACCCAAACTTCAAATCCTCCGTCCAGTCGGTTTCCGTTCCAGATTTGCCGAGATTGAACTGAAGGCGAGGTCCAGGCAAACGGACCATCGAATAGCGGATGGAACGTTCAATCCCATTGCCTTGGAGTACGGTTTCATTGTTCCCATGTCGATGTTCCCTTATTTAGTTTAACATCGGATGGGAAATTTATAAAACATCGCCCGGCAATGCTTGCTATCCTAACCATTCTCCCTGGAACATGATAAATCCTTCCGCCTTCTTAATCATGATGGCCTATGCGTTGAAATTATGTACTCCGCCGCCAGTCCTTACTCCCCACCCTAAGCAAGAAAGAAAACGAACGATCACCTCCTCTATCGAAAAAGTACACCGACTAATTGAAATGTATCCCTTCCGTAATGTCTGTAAGCTTGGTTTTCGCTGCAGGAACATCACGGAATGTAATCTCGGTAAGCTTTTGTTTGGATGGTTTGCCTCCCAAACTCATTAGTCGAACAGCCTGGGTTCGTATTGCCTTTTCAATGACGTTCCGCACGTACCGAGCATTGCTAAAGTCTAACCTGCTTTCCTTTTCCAGGTAAATCAACTCCTTCAATCGGTCCATGGCATCTGAGTTGAGATTGTATTCTTTCTCAGAAGCCATTTTCAGCGCAATCAGCATCAGTTCATCCACGGAGTAATCTTCAAAATTGATTTGAATAGGAAACCTGGATGGCAGCCCTGTATTTATTTGCATAAACTCATCCATTTCATCGGGATATCCGGCAAGTATGATAATGACATCGTCAGCACGATCCTCCATCACTTTCACTAAACAATCGATGGCCTCTTTCCCGAAGTCCTTTTCTCCGCCCCGAGCCAGACTATAAGCTTCGTCAATGAATAACACTCCCCCCATGGCCTTCTTAACCAAGTCCCTCGTTTTCTGAGCTGTGTGACCAATATATTCCCCCACCAAGTCGGCTCTTTCAACCTCCACGAGATGACCTTTGCTAAGTACGCCCATCCGGTTCAGCATTCTCGAAATGATTCTTGCAACGGTGGTCTTCCCCGTACCCGGGTTGCCTTTGAAAATCATGTGATACACTTGTTTGCTGCTCTTCAGCCCTTCTTCGGCACGGAATTTGTTTATTTGAATGAGCGCATATATTTCGTAAACGAGATCCCTAACCTTATCTAATCCGATCATTTCATCGAGTTCTTTGAAAATATCCGCCACAGATTCATGATGACTATTTGATGGAAGAGGCTCCTCCGCTTGCTCAACATAAGGTTCACCCTGATTCTGAGAATTAAACACGATGTTGATTCTTGATTCGTTTACAGTTATTCTTCTCGTTTTTTCGCCCACAGTCATCACCTCAAGGCTCATTATATGCTCGAAGCTATCGTTATAATTCTGCAATCGAACAAATGCTTTGAACAACAAAACCCCTATTGAGATCTAAATTTCTCATTAGGGGCTTTTGGTTTGGGCATGACGTTCATTTTAATCTGCTGAAATGAAGGCCCATCGTGAAAGCAAGAGGACTTTCCGTGGCAAATGCTGCTGGACGGCAGCCGGACACGTTCCGTTTCATTCAAAGCTGGACGTTTTTGCGAAACTCCCCGTTCTCGAACAAGGATTTGCGATGTTTAAGCGATAACTGGAAATAAGGAAACATGTGTGCATCGATGGCACGCAGCAGCTCCTTCGCCGTTCGATTGGCCAAATCATAGTCGGCGGTCGTGATTTGTTTCCGCGCCAGCGCCTCCTCAAGTTCATCCTCGTCCAACAAAAAGATCTCTCCATCCTTCAGTACAACGACGTCCAGATAAAGGTCATCGAACCAAGGCACGCCTTGATCGGTAATTCCTTGGCTTCTGCATGTATCAATATACCATTCCACGATGCGCTCTTGGTTATCAAACATGGCAGTCACGACAAAATGTTCGCCTTTGGGATAATACTGCAGCCAGGAATACCCTTTGTCTGCAATGCAAAACGTGCTTCCTCCGTAGGTTTTCCACAATGGTTCCTTCAAATCCTGTATCGTGTACAACGTGATGTAGCCTGTAAATATTTTGGATTGCACGAACCGGCATGTAAATTGTCGGTTCGTAATCCGGCGCCAATTTGCGCGATCCCCGAATTTCCGTTTCATACGAACCCCTCTTTGCCGACAACAGGCCCACCTGGCCTGCTCTAATGTGGTGAACAGCGAATAACGTCTGCATGGGAGCGATTCCTGAACATGCTCTGCACGACGTATTACAATAGCTACAGCTTACCATATTTAAGGTATACACTCAAAATCGCATGATCGGAAACAGAAATGCAAAAGGCCCTGTATCCCAAAGCCAATCGGGATGCAGGGCCTTTCATTTCTTCGAATATGTTTCGTTAACCTCCGTTGCCGGCTTGCGGATCGACGACGTTCGGATCTGACTCTACCGTACTGCCGCTATCTCCGCCATCCGGCGTAACAACCTCTCCCGGGATGACGACAGCCCCGTCACTCGAGCCATCCCCATTCCCGCCTGGTTCAGTCGTGCCTTGATCGGGCGGTGGGTTGCCGTTGCCGGATTGTCCATCCTGGCTCGGTTCCCCATTATTCCCGTTTCCGTTATTTCCGTTGTTGCCATGCCCATTGCCGTTGTTTCCATTGCCATTATTGCCGTTATTGCCATTATTTCCATTCCCGTTATTGCCATTCCCATTGTTGCCATTGCCGTTATCGGGAAGCTCGCCGCCCGGATTGTCTATTCCCGGCTCCTCCGTCCCCGGATCCAGTCCCGGATCCGTGCCAGGATCAGGCTCCTGCGGCTCCAATTCCTGAGCTTCGATGAAAAGTGAAATGGTGTTGGTTGGTGGCGTCTCTGCTCCCGTAGACGGGTCATACGCAGTTACGTAGTATTCGTAAGTCAACCCTGGAAGGGCGCTTAAATCCTGCGCATTAGTCGTTCCAACAGCGTCGATGAGACGTGTGAACTCCGACTCAGACGTCTCTTTACGGTACACCCGGTACTGAGTTTGGGAATCTCCTGATCCGCTCCACGACAACGATACCGTCTGCGTTGTCGGATCATAAGCCCCGCTCAGTCCTGTTACGGACAATTGTGGTGTCTCCGGTTTTTGCACCGGCGGCGCCGTTTTCTCTCCTTCCGGAACGGTAAAGTCCTTGACAGGAACACCTTTGAGCGCATCGTTCATGACTTTCGCAAAGAACGCAGCGGACAATTTACTGCTGTTTTTGAGCATATGGTTCGCATCCGGATTGTCATATCCCATCCAGACCGCCGCAGTCCATTCCGGCGTGTAACCAACAAACCACACATCCCGGTTGGAACTGTTGCCGGAAATGCCGCTCTGCGTCGTACCCGTTTTGCCGGCAACCGGACGATCCAAACGTGCAGCGCGTCCTGTCCCGTCGTTGACGACGTTCTGCAGCATTTTGGTCAACTCG contains the following coding sequences:
- a CDS encoding AAA family ATPase, with the translated sequence MGEKTRRITVNESRINIVFNSQNQGEPYVEQAEEPLPSNSHHESVADIFKELDEMIGLDKVRDLVYEIYALIQINKFRAEEGLKSSKQVYHMIFKGNPGTGKTTVARIISRMLNRMGVLSKGHLVEVERADLVGEYIGHTAQKTRDLVKKAMGGVLFIDEAYSLARGGEKDFGKEAIDCLVKVMEDRADDVIIILAGYPDEMDEFMQINTGLPSRFPIQINFEDYSVDELMLIALKMASEKEYNLNSDAMDRLKELIYLEKESRLDFSNARYVRNVIEKAIRTQAVRLMSLGGKPSKQKLTEITFRDVPAAKTKLTDITEGIHFN
- a CDS encoding DUF402 domain-containing protein: MKRKFGDRANWRRITNRQFTCRFVQSKIFTGYITLYTIQDLKEPLWKTYGGSTFCIADKGYSWLQYYPKGEHFVVTAMFDNQERIVEWYIDTCRSQGITDQGVPWFDDLYLDVVVLKDGEIFLLDEDELEEALARKQITTADYDLANRTAKELLRAIDAHMFPYFQLSLKHRKSLFENGEFRKNVQL
- the hflX gene encoding GTPase HflX is translated as MANVTHDTNQVQKDRAILVSLITDEVKRSGINPEYSLEELVKLAETAGVEVLSVLTQNRETRDTKWFIGKGKVDELRAVAEELGATTAIFDQELSGAQVRNLEEALDLKIIDRTQLILDIFAQRANTREGIIQVELAQLSYLLPRLSGHGKNLSRLGGGIGTRGPGESKLETDRRHIRGRIDDLKRHLEEVTRHRKLHRERRKKTGIVQVALVGYTNAGKSTLLKQLTEADVYIENQLFATLDPTSRTMELPSGKEIVLTDTVGFIQNLPHDLIAAFRATLEEVNEADLILHVVDASSEMREDQMRTVNAILQELGSGDKPQLVLFNKKDACTPEQLEMLPQDKEHMKISAYDEVDQLKIRERIQAELTGDTKRFRIPADRGDLTSVLYKIGDVVDTSFEENDVIYQVELQKGEYEKYGYLLEDFIVS